The nucleotide window tttatttaactaggcaagtcagttaagaacaaattcttatttacaatgacggcctaggaacagtgggttaactgccttgttcaggggcagaacgacagatttttaccttgtcagctcggggactcgATCTAGCAACCGTTTGGTTACTGGCCAaatgctccaaccactaggctacttgacGAAATGTATGAAAATGCTGAAAATTATTATTGTTTGGAGTTGGATAGAACAGTATAAATAAGGGtttttagttttttcctttcaattaagacctagacaaccagatgAGGGGAGGTctttactaatcagtgaccttaattcctcaatcaagtacaagggaggagcaaaaaccaacagacactcggccctccgtggaatgagtttgatacgTGGTATAAATAGAGAGAACCCCCACTGAAATGTGTTGCCATCCTAGAACTACTCATAAGGCATATTTAGAACttttattcaaaaacataaaataccgtaaaaaatattgtaatatgatattttgtccatatcgcccagccctattcCCACTCCTAGTAGGAGTAGTACTGTAGACCAATCACTGATGAACGGGCGTAGACTTGGGCTACTGAACTTTGATTTGTCTCAATAAAAAATGTTGTGTGctcaaacagctgaaaaaactaacaaaatgttcacaatgttgtcataatatatgcagaAACTATTTCGACTGGCAGGCATGCGGCTTTAGTGATACACCAAGTCTATTTTTATCACAAAGTGTTTCAGGACAACCGAGATATGTCAATAACAAGTCTTCTCTGGTCACCTCGCATTCGGTTTCCTACGATTGGAGAGGAATTCAGCTTTTAATTACGTATCCATGCAGTGACATTCTCGAGATTTTGGCTTAACGCACCAAGCAGCACACCCTAGCAGCACACTTTAGTACAGCCCTCTAAAGCGATACAGTAACCAACAAGTCTATTGGAGATGTACATTCCGGTCAGGAGGAACCCCACGGCCTCGTCAAAGTCCCACTGTGGCGTTGAAAAGACCGGTTTTGTTGCCTTGCGTGGCAAGTTGCCACCATGACTGAATGGGAACCGTGGCTTGCTGCAGGACCTTTTCCCTGTGCCACTGCTCCAGGCAGTCCAAAGCATCTGGGAAGGTCTTGCTCTCAAACTTGTTGGCAAACATGCTGTTTCTGTTGATGATCCACTGCAAATCCTCCAGACCGTAGATGCAGATGTCCCTGACATAACGACCTGCGAAAAGACGAGCAGCAGCAGAAAGGCCATCAAGATGAGATCAGATCAGTGTCAAAATCTATCAACTGCTGTTGTGTAAACTGTTTACTTCCTAATCAGAAGGCTAATCTAATCTGGAACCAAAGAGCAAAACATGCCCTAGACAAGTGAGGTCAAGACTGTAAACTGACAATGACTGGGATCAGGAGTTGTTGTACCTTTGCATCCATTGTGTTCCGTCCCCTCTTGGTCCCTCCATTTTATCGCCCGGATCTCGCCGCTCCATCCTCCGTCTACATGACTTCCTGGCGCTTCTAGGAGCAGATAACCGATCCAAAACAGATTAAATCTCATTCTCACATTTCATTATTCATAGCCTTTTGATTGTCATCAATGATTTATGGGACACTGATCTACTCATATACTGTAGATAAAGCAAGCTGCAAATAAATCAGAGCCTACAGTATGAATGAATTCCCCCAAACTTAATTTTAAgtccttctagggagtttttcctagccactgtgcatCTGCATTACTTGCTCTTTGGGGATTTAGGCTgagtatctgtaaagcactttgtgacaactgctcatgtaaaaatggctttataaaatTGATTGAGCTAGGCTGGCCTACTGTACTTGAAACAATGTGGGGATGTTGAACCCATTCCTTTAAGTTTCAAGCTTTATAAAGGCTAAAGGTAATCTTTGAACAGTGAACATCCCAAATAAATTTGTTTTCCTTTCATGAAATTACATGAACTCACAGGTACTGGGCCGCCAGGATTTATTGACTTCGCATAGCTTTTTCATCTCCTAGGTGTTTGGttttggaatgcatttcaaattgGAAAGGTTGTGTGTAGCATATGGAAAGGTCTAGGGTTGTAGAAGTCTCATCTGTTTTCCTCACGGATGTAACAGTTCTAAATGTCCCTATATATTGCCATAAGCTCAGTACCAATTGTGTTGTGGAGATTAACTTCTATTGGCCACTGTATTACAAAGTAGCTTTTTATGAGCGGTTCTAAAGCCTGGCCTTTACCTTTGATGTGATTGAGTGTCACCCAGTAGTGCTCATCTGGGCTGAATGTGTCTTTGGACCACTCCAGCAAGTCCCTGGACACCTGACTTCTCAGTACAAACTCCACAAATGTCCTTGTTAGCGCGTAGTAGGCTGTTCCAAAGTAAATCTGCACCTCATGGGGTGGAGCACCCTTCTTTGGTGCACCTCGCTTGGGGGCCACGTGGGAGCCCCTGATCTCCCTGTACCTCAGCTGAGTCCGGTGCCTCATGGACGCCGGCTGCTTGATGCCCGGGGTCATGTTCCTGTCCCTCCACTCCTTGCTCTGCATGTAGCGCACCAGCTCCAGGTTGCTCTTGACGGGGAAGTCCTGGCCGCACAGGTTGACCACCTTCCTCCAGGGCACCGGAGATGCCGCCAGGTCCCCCATACAGTTGATGTCAGCCTGTAGCCGCGAGAAGCCGGCGTAGGTCACCATCTCGCTGCGGCTGGCCAGGAACACGTTGGGGAAGCAGCCCACCAGGCTTTCCACGGCTTCCCTGTACTCCTGCGGAGCCTTGACGTCCACATGGATACAGTAGACATTCTGGGGTGCGTAGATGGCCCTCAGCAGGCGCACAAGCAGCTCCAGCTCCTTGTGGACGGTAAGGATGAAGGCCAGAGGGTAGTCTTCCTCCTCACGACTCAGCGGGCTGGTGATGAAGTGGAGCTCCCTCACCAGGCGGGAGCAGTCCAGGTCCCCACCTCCACCCCCCATACCCAGAAGATAGCTCTCCACCTGGCAGTCGCGGTGTTGCCATGCTGGAGAGCCCTCAGTGCTGGGGAGGAAGGCTTGGCAGTACTGGGAGAAGGGCCTGCAGCCCAAGGGCCCGTGCTGAGCCTGGGGATCTGTAGGAGCCTTGGTACTCAGGTAGATCACAGAGCAGATGAACATGCAGATCCCCAGGCAGAACAGGAAACTGCACTTGGTGCCTTCCAGCTGGAGCATAATAGTCCAGCACCGGACGGACACCACCTGCAACAAAAGACCAAGGTTAGGCTGTGCTTTGAAACAACAAAGCCCGACTCGAGACATTACAAGTCTCTAAGACTCTGACCCTTCCATACAGAAGAACCAAAATTATTCTTAGCAATGTTGTACAATCTGAGACTCCGTTTTGTTTCCTTGTTGCTGCTTAGTTTGGGGTTCTAGAGGTGTTTAATGATCCAGCATACAGCAAGAAAGAGCAGCTTTCTATGGAGCTCGTAGTAGTCCGATAATAACAGATGACTCATGAAACAAGTGTGTAGAGAGAAATACATAGCCAGTGCAGCTAGATGGACTTAGGAACCTGGCTCAGGAAGTTGAAGAAATGAATCACTAAGCAGTACAGGTAGCTTGCTCTCCTTTACCACTAGCAGTTACCAGATGCGGTCTACTAGGTAATTGCTTCCCAGGTCCCCAGGGCCGTTACCAAGTGAGGCAAGATTGCCTTTTCCTTTTGTGCAACAGAGGCATGGAACAGTCTGCAAACTACGTTTCACATAAATGTACTAGTGCTCCTTAGTGAGTTTAAAACTCTGGCCCAAAATTCTGTTGAAGAGGTGTGTAAGTGTTTCCTGTAGGCCTAATCCACTCTTAATGACGTGTTTGTATTGTATGTCGAAATGTTTTAATGTTGTATTGACTGCTGCTGCTTTCTTGGTCAGGTCTACATTGCAAAAGAGGTATttcttcctggttaaataaaacatttaaaaataatatGTATGAAGAAGGACCGAGAAGCTCAGTTCTGGTTActttttaaaaggacattctagTCCAAAAGGATTTTTGTTTAAATTATGTTGACACCATATTGGCAAAATTATttgtttaaattatttttaaCATATTGGAGCATGCATATAGCAAATGCATGTTCCATATTATCAGGTATGCTTTTAGCAATGAGCATTATCACCTGTTGCCCAACTGATGCAGTATTTTGGCAATAAATAAATAGGCTAAAGCATGGGGTTGCCTATCTGCATTTACCCACTGTACCCTGTTTGGCTAATCATTTTCTAGATACCAAATGTGATCTTTTAACTAGTTAGCATCCTATTGATGAATTTTATGTCCCAAAAAACATACATAAACACAGTGAATGTAATGTAGCACCACCTTTTAGGGTAACTTGGTAAACTGCTACCCGGGGTAACTCTACTTCTCACATAAACATATTTTTAGGTGGGGTGGTGTTTTACACCAAGTTACCCTGCAATTGAGCCTTGTTACCTCTAGCCCCACTCTCCTCTATGCACTCATAGCAAATTGTGGAGCGGTAACATGCTTAACCATGGCTCTGCATATTTAGGCgttgagaaataaataaagtAGGAATGGAAAACTAGGATCCCCCTATTTTTAACAATGGCCATCAGAACTGCTGTTTTCCCCGCGATTGCAAAACTTGTGCATTGACTGCTTGTCAGAATGCATGTTTCCCTCCCTATGGCACATGAATGCACCTGTAGAGGAATAGTTATCTTGTATAGAACACACAACAAAAAGCCGactaggtacagtgccttcaagaaagtattcatacccctttacttattccacattttgttgtgttacagcctgaattcaaaattgattaaatcgattTTTCTTttcacctatctacacacaatatcccataatgaaaaa belongs to Salvelinus namaycush isolate Seneca chromosome 20, SaNama_1.0, whole genome shotgun sequence and includes:
- the gcnt7 gene encoding beta-1,3-galactosyl-O-glycosyl-glycoprotein beta-1,6-N-acetylglucosaminyltransferase 7, whose translation is MLQLEGTKCSFLFCLGICMFICSVIYLSTKAPTDPQAQHGPLGCRPFSQYCQAFLPSTEGSPAWQHRDCQVESYLLGMGGGGGDLDCSRLVRELHFITSPLSREEEDYPLAFILTVHKELELLVRLLRAIYAPQNVYCIHVDVKAPQEYREAVESLVGCFPNVFLASRSEMVTYAGFSRLQADINCMGDLAASPVPWRKVVNLCGQDFPVKSNLELVRYMQSKEWRDRNMTPGIKQPASMRHRTQLRYREIRGSHVAPKRGAPKKGAPPHEVQIYFGTAYYALTRTFVEFVLRSQVSRDLLEWSKDTFSPDEHYWVTLNHIKEAPGSHVDGGWSGEIRAIKWRDQEGTEHNGCKGRYVRDICIYGLEDLQWIINRNSMFANKFESKTFPDALDCLEQWHREKVLQQATVPIQSWWQLATQGNKTGLFNATVGL